In a single window of the Thermoplasmatales archaeon genome:
- a CDS encoding B12-binding domain-containing radical SAM protein, translating into MTNTVVLTADRGSFTSYSGISTMGYVACMPARLVPRAMMNSLFTPPENGHIDGETFVAPYALRKVEAALYKFGIKDVKVVPPDLLSRAVDETTKVVGISVHDPLGLSPVTFKLTMLFGGGPSWTAQFFSELSEKISLLKKRYNFKVFAGGPATWQLELERPEWVDTIFTGEAELDLPPLVANAIRGGNMPRSIVGRIPKLEEIPTIIKPARFGEVQVTRGCPRGCQFCSITPETFRTIPIEDIKKEISINLQAGLKNVELLTDDILLYGSKRLGTNHDAVVNLFEEVKKMGIEQIYFPHISSPAVLDSPKTVADLSEVAEYDKYKSEAPVVGLESGSVKIISKYLHGKPFPWGPEDWGNVILESTPIMNDAYITPCYTMTIGFQEETNEDVQDTIDLVQSIIDNHYKAWVFPLPVIPMGTSRIRNDPFPVMEKLPTKYWELLYISWKYDLKITREIMPEMTKRFNSRILGNVVNLMTDKIFTHIENVFKELMETNGMKSREYSKIDLNNVMGLIRSMYWIGKASFS; encoded by the coding sequence ATGACCAACACAGTTGTACTTACAGCTGATAGAGGTTCTTTTACGAGTTACTCGGGAATATCAACAATGGGGTATGTTGCGTGTATGCCCGCCCGTTTGGTTCCAAGAGCTATGATGAATTCATTATTTACACCACCAGAGAACGGGCATATAGATGGTGAAACATTTGTCGCTCCATACGCGCTAAGAAAAGTAGAAGCTGCGCTCTATAAATTTGGGATAAAGGACGTGAAGGTGGTTCCCCCAGATCTTCTTTCAAGAGCAGTGGATGAGACCACTAAGGTGGTTGGGATCTCAGTTCACGATCCTCTCGGCTTGAGTCCTGTGACATTCAAGCTTACAATGCTTTTTGGCGGTGGTCCAAGTTGGACAGCTCAGTTTTTTTCTGAACTCAGTGAAAAAATATCCCTTCTCAAGAAAAGATACAATTTTAAAGTATTCGCGGGCGGCCCAGCCACTTGGCAACTTGAACTTGAACGACCGGAGTGGGTAGACACCATATTCACTGGTGAAGCAGAACTGGATCTTCCACCTTTGGTTGCGAACGCTATAAGGGGCGGAAATATGCCTAGATCTATTGTAGGGCGGATACCGAAGTTGGAGGAGATCCCCACGATAATTAAACCTGCACGCTTCGGCGAGGTTCAGGTAACTCGAGGATGTCCCAGAGGATGTCAGTTCTGCTCAATCACACCAGAAACCTTCAGGACGATTCCGATAGAAGACATAAAGAAAGAAATATCGATAAATTTACAGGCGGGTTTGAAAAACGTTGAACTTCTTACGGATGATATATTGCTCTATGGGTCTAAGAGATTAGGCACAAATCATGATGCGGTCGTGAATCTTTTCGAGGAAGTCAAAAAGATGGGAATCGAGCAGATATATTTCCCACACATTTCATCGCCTGCTGTTCTAGATTCACCCAAAACGGTCGCTGATCTTAGCGAAGTCGCAGAATATGATAAATATAAGAGCGAGGCTCCAGTTGTAGGTCTAGAAAGCGGTAGTGTTAAAATCATTTCTAAATATTTGCACGGTAAGCCTTTTCCGTGGGGTCCCGAAGACTGGGGGAACGTCATACTCGAATCCACACCGATAATGAATGATGCATACATAACTCCGTGTTACACCATGACTATAGGCTTCCAGGAAGAAACGAATGAGGATGTTCAGGATACGATAGATCTCGTCCAATCGATAATAGATAACCATTATAAAGCCTGGGTATTTCCTCTTCCTGTAATTCCTATGGGCACGTCAAGGATACGGAATGATCCATTCCCGGTTATGGAAAAGCTTCCGACGAAGTATTGGGAACTCCTATATATTTCATGGAAGTATGATCTTAAGATAACAAGGGAAATAATGCCTGAGATGACAAAGCGGTTTAATAGTCGTATCCTCGGCAACGTGGTGAATCTAATGACCGATAAGATATTCACACACATAGAAAATGTATTCAAGGAACTCATGGAAACGAATGGAATGAAATCGAGAGAGTATAGCAAGATTGATCTAAACAACGTAATGGGGCTAATCAGGTCGATGTACTGGATAGGAAAAGCTTCATTCTCATAA
- a CDS encoding PTO1314 family radical SAM protein: MAVIRPVLWRTIERKLKGFNGSKAPLIAGHKLLYRCNLECKMCPFWRRKDEQLLTVEEEVKMMEAMRRAGVSFLGFEGGEPLLRNDVQDILAESHKRFHTSMVTNGWLLKSKLKSIEDYLDYMFVSIDGVGPLHDKMRGVSGSFDKAIEGVKAARGHISLSLSSTITEENYFQAKDLVLLAEKLGVGINFQIAYNYSTAEKESPGMDKLKEAVQTLALMKEKGYKIVNSKEYFQAVSNSWFNGIEWKCKPWLTMNVDPLGNLVMPCYVLNEYNGSSKVWDVDIVKVWNNYNWEEYESCNKCALSCYLEPSLFTWKNPSMIKERIIDGLMDYVRVEASSA; the protein is encoded by the coding sequence ATGGCAGTAATCAGACCAGTTTTGTGGAGGACTATAGAGAGGAAGTTGAAAGGATTCAATGGAAGCAAAGCACCCTTGATTGCTGGCCATAAACTCCTATATAGGTGTAACCTTGAGTGCAAGATGTGCCCATTCTGGAGAAGAAAAGATGAACAACTCTTAACTGTAGAGGAAGAGGTCAAAATGATGGAAGCCATGAGAAGAGCCGGCGTCTCATTCCTTGGATTCGAAGGTGGAGAGCCTCTGCTGAGGAACGATGTTCAAGATATACTTGCTGAATCTCATAAGAGATTCCATACCTCTATGGTCACCAATGGGTGGCTTCTGAAGAGCAAATTGAAGAGTATTGAAGATTACCTTGATTACATGTTCGTGTCGATAGACGGAGTTGGCCCTCTGCATGACAAGATGCGTGGTGTCTCTGGATCTTTTGACAAAGCGATAGAGGGCGTGAAAGCTGCTCGTGGCCACATATCCCTTTCACTCAGTTCAACGATAACTGAGGAAAATTATTTTCAGGCCAAGGACCTGGTTTTACTGGCGGAAAAACTGGGAGTTGGGATAAATTTCCAGATTGCGTATAATTATTCCACGGCAGAAAAGGAGTCTCCGGGTATGGATAAGCTGAAGGAAGCTGTACAGACACTTGCATTAATGAAGGAGAAGGGATACAAGATCGTCAATTCCAAGGAATATTTTCAAGCAGTATCAAATTCCTGGTTCAATGGCATTGAATGGAAATGCAAGCCATGGTTAACAATGAATGTCGATCCCTTGGGAAACCTAGTGATGCCGTGTTATGTCCTGAATGAGTACAACGGCAGCTCGAAGGTTTGGGACGTGGACATCGTAAAGGTATGGAACAACTACAACTGGGAAGAATACGAGAGCTGCAATAAGTGTGCATTATCTTGCTATCTGGAACCATCACTTTTTACGTGGAAGAACCCTTCAATGATAAAAGAGAGAATAATAGACGGGTTGATGGATTACGTTCGCGTTGAGGCTTCAAGTGCCTGA